The Acidobacteriota bacterium genomic sequence TTTGCTTGTAAATCCCAAATCCGAAATCCCAAATCCCAAATTCCAAATGCCCTTTCTCCCGTCCCCTGACATCTGCCATTCGAAATCGGATTCCCCGCCCTCCGTGGACCTGATCGTGGTCCTCTACGGCTCCCTGCGGCACGTCGAGGGACTGGCGGAGGGGATCGAGGCGCAGACCCATCCCCGGGAGAAGGTCCGCCTTTTCTTCGTGGACAACGGCCCCGACGACGGCGCCCTGGACGTCCTGGCCTCACGCTTTGCGGCCTGGCCCGGCGGGCTGAGGCTCCTGCCCCTGCGCGACAACCCCGGCTTCGCCGCGGGCAACAACCGGGCCATCGTGGAGGGGGATTCTCCGCTCGTCCTCCTCCTGAACCCCGATACGCGCATGGCGCCGGACTGCCTCGAACGCCTCGTGGCGCGGGCCGAGAAGGAGCCCCGGGCGGGGTGCGTGGAGGCCCGGCAGGTGCCCCACGAGCACCCCAAGCCCTTCGAGCCCAAAACGGGCCGCACCTCCTGGTGCGTCTTCGGATGCGCCCTCGTGCGGCGGGCGGCCCTCGACGAGGTGGGCCTCCTCCAGGAGTGGCTGTTTCTTTACTGCGAGGACGTGGACCTGTGCTGGCGGCTTTGGTCCGCCGGGTGGGCCTGCCTGTACGAGCCGGCGGCGGCCTACGAGCACTTCACGGGGCCGCCCGAGGCCCACTCGTCCCCGACCCTCGTGAAGTATTCCTTCCGGAACGCCGTGTATCTGCGCCGGGTGTACGGATCGCCCCTCCGGGCCTGGACCTGGGCCGGTTTCTGGGCCGCGCGGTCCCTCCTCTCGCCCTACCTCCGGGTCCACGGCGGGCCCCTCCGGGAGGGCTTGAGAATGGCCTGGCGCGCGCGCCGGACGATGGCCGCCATGGCCCGTCAGGCCCCTCCCCGCGGGTGGTGGGTCGGCTTCGGCCTCACGGACCACCGCTACGGCCCACCGCGGATCGGGTGATCCGAGGAGCCGGACGAAACCGAATCGGAAGGCCACGGAGGCCCTCCCCTACAAGAAGCGTCTCCCGTCTCGCGTCTAACGTCCCCTGGCGCGCCCACCCTCGAGCACGTCTTCGAAGGCAGGCCCCGCGCTGTAGCGGCCTTTGCTTGCCAAAGGCCGGCCTTTCGGCCGATGCGAGCATCGGCCGCTACGAAAACCGCGGAGGGTGAAGCGGCCGCCGCACTAGGCACAAAGGGCCTTTTCCCCAAATCCGCAATCCGCAATCCACAATCCGCAATC encodes the following:
- a CDS encoding glycosyltransferase family 2 protein, translating into MDLIVVLYGSLRHVEGLAEGIEAQTHPREKVRLFFVDNGPDDGALDVLASRFAAWPGGLRLLPLRDNPGFAAGNNRAIVEGDSPLVLLLNPDTRMAPDCLERLVARAEKEPRAGCVEARQVPHEHPKPFEPKTGRTSWCVFGCALVRRAALDEVGLLQEWLFLYCEDVDLCWRLWSAGWACLYEPAAAYEHFTGPPEAHSSPTLVKYSFRNAVYLRRVYGSPLRAWTWAGFWAARSLLSPYLRVHGGPLREGLRMAWRARRTMAAMARQAPPRGWWVGFGLTDHRYGPPRIG